A part of Streptomyces sp. NBC_01210 genomic DNA contains:
- a CDS encoding MarR family winged helix-turn-helix transcriptional regulator, with protein MNEETSRTAAASLLLDDQLCFALYAAQRAVTAVYRPLLDELGLTYPQYLTMLVLWERGEIPVKELGAALRLDYGTLSPLLKRLEAAGLVRRERSAADERSVRLVLTDQGEALRSRAERVPARLLPATGLEASEIARLRGELHELTRRVAVATDSATPE; from the coding sequence GTGAACGAGGAAACGAGCAGAACGGCGGCGGCATCGCTGCTCCTTGACGACCAGCTGTGCTTCGCGCTGTACGCGGCCCAGCGCGCGGTGACGGCCGTCTACCGACCGCTCCTCGACGAACTGGGCCTGACCTACCCGCAGTACCTGACGATGCTGGTGCTGTGGGAGCGGGGGGAGATCCCGGTCAAGGAGCTCGGTGCCGCGCTGCGGCTCGACTACGGCACTCTCTCGCCGCTGCTCAAGCGGCTGGAGGCGGCGGGTCTGGTGCGGCGTGAACGCTCGGCCGCCGACGAGCGTTCGGTACGGCTGGTGCTCACCGACCAGGGCGAGGCGCTGCGTTCACGCGCCGAGCGGGTGCCGGCCCGGCTGCTGCCGGCCACCGGTCTCGAGGCGTCGGAGATCGCGCGGTTGCGCGGTGAACTGCACGAGCTGACACGGCGGGTCGCGGTGGCGACGGATTCGGCTACCCCCGAGTAA
- a CDS encoding DUF817 domain-containing protein produces the protein MGTITHRIRQLLRFGLLQARCCAFAVALVGGIAVSGLLPALPVARYDLVLIYGILLAVAARKLGWDSARDTAVITGCHLIGLLFELVKVRMGSWSYPEEALTKVAGVPLYGGFLYAAVGSYVCRAWHLFGLRLDGYRPRIMAVLAGAVYLNFFSHHWLPDLRWALAATLLLATAGTWVHYRVGAQEHRMPLALSFVLIGFFLWVAENIATYAGAWTYPDQLSGWQPVSVAKFGAWALLITVTFVLAAGQRRAAPRLS, from the coding sequence ATGGGGACGATCACGCACCGAATACGTCAGCTGCTCCGCTTCGGCCTGTTGCAGGCCCGCTGCTGCGCCTTCGCCGTCGCGCTCGTCGGCGGCATCGCCGTCTCGGGTCTACTGCCCGCACTGCCCGTCGCGCGCTACGACCTCGTGCTGATCTACGGGATCCTGCTCGCGGTGGCGGCCAGGAAGCTCGGCTGGGACAGTGCACGCGACACGGCTGTGATCACAGGCTGCCATCTCATCGGGCTGCTCTTCGAACTGGTCAAGGTGCGGATGGGGTCGTGGAGTTATCCGGAGGAGGCACTGACGAAGGTCGCGGGTGTGCCGCTGTACGGCGGCTTTCTCTACGCGGCCGTGGGCAGTTATGTCTGCCGCGCCTGGCACTTGTTCGGACTGCGCCTGGACGGCTACCGGCCGCGGATCATGGCGGTGCTCGCCGGTGCCGTCTATCTGAACTTCTTCAGCCATCACTGGCTGCCCGACCTCCGCTGGGCACTGGCCGCGACGCTGCTGTTGGCGACCGCCGGGACCTGGGTGCACTACCGGGTGGGGGCGCAGGAGCACCGTATGCCGCTCGCTCTGTCGTTCGTTCTCATCGGGTTCTTCCTCTGGGTCGCGGAGAACATCGCGACGTACGCGGGCGCCTGGACCTATCCGGACCAGCTGAGCGGCTGGCAGCCGGTGTCCGTGGCGAAGTTCGGGGCATGGGCGCTGCTGATCACCGTCACCTTCGTGCTGGCGGCGGGGCAGCGCCGCGCTGCACCCCGGTTGTCATAG
- a CDS encoding energy-coupling factor ABC transporter ATP-binding protein, which produces MTAPLSSTSSASSASSAPSASSAPSASSASSAPSASSLSLEVSGLAYAYPDGHQALFGVDLTVGRGERVALLGPNGAGKTTLVLHLNGILAGGVGSVSVAGLPVAKANLAEIRRRVGIVFQDPDDQLFMPTVREDVAFGPAAAGMRGAELEARVVSALTQVGMAPFADRPPHHLSFGQRRRVAVATVLAMEPEILVLDEPSSNLDPASRRELADILRSLDVTVLMVTHDLPYALELCPRSVILSEGVIAADGRTQDLLGDEELMRAHRLELPFGFDPKSVTMGS; this is translated from the coding sequence ATGACCGCGCCCTTGTCGTCCACGTCGTCCGCGTCCTCCGCGTCCTCCGCGCCGTCCGCGTCCTCCGCGCCGTCCGCGTCGTCCGCGTCCTCCGCGCCGTCCGCGTCGTCCTTGTCCTTGGAAGTCTCCGGCCTCGCCTACGCCTACCCCGACGGCCACCAGGCCCTGTTCGGCGTCGACCTCACGGTCGGACGCGGCGAGCGCGTCGCCCTGCTCGGCCCCAACGGCGCGGGCAAGACCACGCTCGTGCTGCATCTCAACGGCATCCTGGCGGGCGGCGTGGGCTCGGTGTCGGTCGCGGGCCTGCCGGTCGCCAAGGCGAACCTCGCCGAGATCCGCCGCCGGGTCGGCATCGTCTTCCAGGACCCGGACGACCAGCTGTTCATGCCGACGGTCCGCGAGGACGTGGCCTTCGGCCCCGCGGCGGCGGGTATGCGCGGTGCGGAGCTGGAGGCCCGGGTCGTCTCGGCCCTGACGCAGGTCGGCATGGCCCCGTTCGCGGACCGGCCGCCGCACCATCTCTCCTTCGGTCAGCGCCGCCGTGTCGCGGTCGCCACGGTGCTGGCGATGGAGCCGGAGATCCTGGTCCTCGACGAGCCGTCGTCCAACCTCGATCCGGCCTCGCGCCGCGAACTGGCCGACATTCTCCGGTCGTTGGACGTCACCGTACTGATGGTCACGCACGACCTTCCGTATGCGCTGGAGCTCTGCCCGCGCTCGGTGATCCTCAGCGAAGGCGTGATCGCGGCGGACGGACGTACGCAGGACCTGCTGGGCGACGAGGAGCTCATGCGGGCGCACCGCCTGGAGCTCCCGTTCGGTTTCGACCCGAAGTCCGTGACAATGGGCTCGTGA
- a CDS encoding serine hydrolase domain-containing protein, with amino-acid sequence MSGSGRAGAVDVRGTVAEGFEPVHDAFIRNFEQRGERGAAVAVYRDGRKVVDLWAGSRDVDGHAPWAVDTAQVVRSATKGVAAAVVLLLHQRGQIDLDAPVGTYWPEFKAAGKERVVVRQLLSHRAGLPVLDRPLTPAEAADGASGPAALAAQRPAWEPGTDHGYHAQTYSWLLGELVRRVTGRTIGRWVAEEIARPLGLDFWIGLPQEEAHRVGRIGAVDEPPTADGGGLKLRPKRAVSDAYANPESLSRRAFGVIDPLPDENDPLYRAAELPASNGISTARALARFYAATIGAVDGGPRLFAPATVTLARTEESVGPDRVLVVATRFGLGFMLHGPACPLLGPSSFGHPGRGGSLGFADPESGIALGYVTNGMRKGVTADPRAQALIRAVRSAL; translated from the coding sequence ATGAGCGGCAGCGGGAGAGCAGGCGCGGTGGACGTCCGGGGCACGGTGGCAGAAGGCTTCGAGCCGGTTCACGACGCCTTCATACGCAACTTCGAGCAGCGCGGCGAGCGTGGCGCGGCCGTCGCCGTCTACCGGGACGGGCGCAAGGTCGTCGATCTGTGGGCGGGCAGCCGCGACGTGGACGGTCATGCGCCGTGGGCCGTGGACACCGCACAGGTCGTCCGTTCCGCCACCAAGGGCGTCGCGGCAGCCGTGGTGCTCCTGCTCCACCAGCGCGGCCAGATCGACCTGGACGCCCCGGTCGGCACGTACTGGCCGGAGTTCAAGGCGGCCGGCAAGGAGCGCGTGGTCGTACGCCAGCTCCTCTCGCACCGCGCCGGGCTGCCCGTCCTCGACCGCCCGCTCACCCCGGCCGAGGCCGCGGACGGCGCGAGCGGCCCGGCCGCGCTCGCCGCACAGCGCCCCGCCTGGGAGCCCGGCACGGACCACGGCTACCACGCGCAGACCTACAGCTGGCTGCTCGGCGAACTGGTGCGCCGGGTCACCGGCAGGACCATCGGCCGCTGGGTCGCCGAGGAGATCGCCCGCCCGCTCGGCCTGGACTTCTGGATCGGGCTGCCGCAGGAGGAGGCCCACCGGGTCGGCCGGATCGGCGCCGTCGACGAGCCGCCCACGGCGGACGGCGGCGGCCTCAAACTGCGCCCCAAGCGCGCGGTCTCCGATGCCTACGCCAACCCTGAGTCGCTCAGCCGCCGCGCCTTCGGAGTGATCGACCCGCTTCCGGACGAGAACGACCCGCTGTACCGCGCCGCCGAACTCCCCGCATCCAACGGCATATCCACCGCCCGCGCGCTCGCCCGCTTCTACGCGGCGACGATCGGTGCGGTCGACGGCGGACCACGGCTCTTCGCCCCGGCCACCGTGACCCTCGCCCGCACCGAGGAGTCCGTCGGCCCGGACCGTGTTCTGGTCGTGGCCACCCGCTTCGGCCTCGGCTTCATGCTGCACGGCCCGGCCTGCCCCCTGCTCGGCCCCAGCTCCTTCGGCCACCCGGGGCGCGGTGGCTCGCTCGGCTTCGCCGACCCGGAGTCGGGCATCGCGCTCGGCTACGTAACCAACGGCATGCGCAAGGGAGTTACGGCCGATCCGCGGGCCCAGGCGCTGATCAGGGCGGTACGTTCAGCGCTATGA
- a CDS encoding DUF7848 domain-containing protein: protein MGGRSVWRFADWVLQVDTSGSGPIFEAECTTCGESSGAADSKDEPEVWSLRHAGRFGHTGFRAMTTSFFRATRAESGGVRR from the coding sequence ATGGGAGGACGGTCGGTCTGGCGGTTCGCTGACTGGGTGTTGCAGGTTGACACCTCGGGGAGTGGGCCGATCTTTGAGGCGGAGTGCACGACGTGCGGGGAGTCATCGGGAGCGGCTGACAGCAAGGATGAGCCCGAGGTGTGGTCCCTGCGGCATGCGGGCCGGTTTGGCCATACGGGATTCCGGGCCATGACGACGTCGTTTTTCCGAGCTACGCGGGCCGAGAGCGGCGGTGTACGCCGATGA
- a CDS encoding SDR family NAD(P)-dependent oxidoreductase, translating to MTRFEGYGVLITGAARGIGEATARRLASEGARVLVTDVDAEHAAKTAGSIPGADSFSCDVGDRTAVEAAVAYAVERFGTLDVLVNNAFSCSPDTPLIEDQSDESWHRDLDTSLTGAFRCARAALPHLAAAGGRGAIVNIGSVNSEQDFGNHAYSAAKAGLASLTRTLAGDAAPRGVRVNQVNPGTVRTPSWSGREASLDALSRIYPLGRVGEPQDIAAAVAFLASRDAAWITGTTLRVDGGLLAVNTSFGQIIARE from the coding sequence ATGACACGTTTCGAGGGTTACGGCGTACTGATCACGGGCGCGGCGCGCGGTATCGGTGAGGCGACCGCCCGTCGGCTCGCCTCCGAAGGCGCCCGCGTCCTGGTCACCGACGTGGACGCGGAACACGCCGCGAAGACGGCCGGGTCCATCCCCGGGGCCGACTCCTTCAGCTGCGACGTGGGCGACCGTACGGCGGTCGAGGCGGCCGTCGCGTACGCCGTCGAACGCTTCGGCACCCTCGACGTCCTGGTCAACAACGCGTTCTCGTGCAGCCCCGACACTCCGCTCATCGAGGACCAGTCGGACGAGTCCTGGCACCGGGACCTGGACACCAGCCTGACCGGCGCCTTCCGGTGCGCCCGCGCCGCACTGCCCCATCTCGCCGCTGCGGGCGGCCGGGGCGCGATCGTCAACATCGGCTCCGTCAACAGCGAGCAGGACTTCGGCAACCACGCCTACAGCGCGGCCAAGGCGGGCCTCGCCTCACTGACCCGCACCCTGGCCGGCGACGCTGCCCCGCGCGGCGTACGCGTCAATCAGGTCAACCCGGGCACGGTCCGTACGCCTTCCTGGTCGGGCCGCGAGGCGAGCCTTGACGCGCTGAGCCGCATCTACCCGCTGGGACGGGTCGGAGAGCCGCAGGACATCGCGGCGGCGGTGGCGTTCCTGGCCTCGCGCGACGCGGCCTGGATCACGGGTACGACGCTGCGGGTGGACGGCGGACTGCTCGCGGTGAACACGTCGTTCGGGCAGATCATCGCGCGGGAATGA
- a CDS encoding SsgA family sporulation/cell division regulator, which yields MTAAVEDHARARIVTDAPQFRSVRVALRYEPVENPDAVSFAFPSGRDWTFPRALLETGLRSPARLGDIEVWPCGRVQTIVEFHTPDGVAVVQFDTTSLIRFLRHTYAVAAPATTA from the coding sequence ATGACCGCAGCCGTCGAAGATCATGCACGGGCCCGAATCGTCACCGATGCTCCGCAGTTCCGCTCCGTCCGCGTCGCACTGCGCTACGAGCCTGTGGAGAACCCGGATGCGGTGTCTTTCGCCTTCCCCAGCGGCCGCGACTGGACCTTCCCCCGCGCACTGCTGGAGACGGGGCTCCGCTCACCCGCCCGCCTCGGCGACATCGAGGTCTGGCCCTGCGGCCGGGTCCAGACGATAGTGGAGTTCCATACCCCGGACGGTGTAGCGGTGGTGCAGTTCGACACCACGTCGCTGATCCGCTTTCTGCGGCACACATACGCGGTGGCCGCACCCGCCACCACGGCATGA
- a CDS encoding NUDIX domain-containing protein: MARTEYFDDPDAPKPNSLVVAASAVVTDEAGRILLQRRRDNELWALPGGGMDMADSLPGAAVREVREETGLNVEITGLVGTYTDPRHVIAYTDGEVRRQFNVCFTARVVSGRLTISDESTELRFVLPNELDTLPMHHTQRLRIRHFLEHRERPYLG; encoded by the coding sequence ATGGCGCGGACCGAATACTTCGACGACCCCGACGCCCCCAAGCCGAACAGCTTGGTCGTGGCAGCGTCCGCGGTCGTAACCGACGAAGCGGGCCGCATCCTCCTCCAGCGACGCCGTGACAACGAACTCTGGGCACTGCCTGGCGGGGGCATGGACATGGCTGATTCACTGCCAGGCGCAGCCGTACGGGAGGTCAGGGAAGAGACGGGCCTCAATGTCGAGATCACGGGTCTTGTCGGCACGTACACGGACCCCCGCCACGTCATCGCCTACACAGACGGCGAAGTGCGCCGCCAATTCAATGTCTGTTTCACAGCACGCGTTGTCAGCGGTCGACTCACTATCTCTGACGAGTCCACGGAACTACGGTTCGTGCTGCCGAACGAGCTGGACACGCTGCCCATGCACCACACACAGCGGCTCCGGATCCGGCATTTCCTGGAGCATCGCGAGCGGCCGTACCTCGGCTAG
- a CDS encoding organic hydroperoxide resistance protein: protein MYVAEATAHGGRDGYVTSHDGQLELRVAMPRALGGDGQGTNPEQLFAAGYSSCFHNALVLVGRRAGVDLTGSTVAAKVGIGPNEAQGYGLAVALNVSLPLVDQELAADLVTAAHQVCPYSNATRGNIDVSIMLS, encoded by the coding sequence ATGTACGTGGCGGAGGCCACCGCGCACGGCGGCCGCGACGGCTATGTGACCAGCCATGACGGGCAGCTCGAGCTGCGCGTCGCGATGCCGCGGGCGCTCGGCGGCGACGGTCAGGGCACCAATCCGGAGCAGCTCTTCGCAGCCGGCTACAGCTCCTGTTTCCACAACGCACTCGTCCTGGTCGGCCGCAGGGCGGGCGTGGACCTGACCGGCTCGACGGTCGCCGCGAAGGTGGGGATCGGCCCCAACGAGGCGCAGGGGTACGGGCTCGCAGTCGCGCTCAATGTCTCGCTGCCGCTGGTCGACCAGGAGCTCGCCGCAGACCTGGTGACGGCGGCGCACCAGGTCTGCCCGTACTCCAACGCGACCCGCGGCAACATCGACGTCTCGATCATGCTGAGCTGA
- the cbiQ gene encoding cobalt ECF transporter T component CbiQ, protein MGAGHTHKLYRHGHSPVHDLPPHCKLAAVFCFVLVVVSTPREAVWAFGLYAVLLAAVAVLARIPAGFLLRRLLIEIPFVAFAVLMPFVVPGEQVSVLGISLSVPGLWGAWNVLAKGTLGVAASVILASTTELRSLLLGLQRLKLPPMLVQIASFMIRYGDVITDEMRRMSIARRSRGFEARGVRHWGVLGKSAGALFIRSYERGERVHLAMVSRGYAGTMPVIDEVTATRAQWTGAAALPLTALAVCLLGWTL, encoded by the coding sequence ATGGGCGCGGGCCACACCCACAAGCTCTACCGGCACGGGCACTCTCCGGTCCACGACCTGCCTCCGCACTGCAAGCTCGCCGCCGTCTTCTGCTTCGTGCTGGTGGTGGTCTCCACGCCGCGCGAGGCGGTCTGGGCCTTCGGGCTGTACGCGGTGCTGCTCGCCGCGGTCGCGGTCCTGGCGCGCATCCCCGCCGGATTTCTGCTGCGTCGGCTGCTCATCGAGATCCCGTTCGTGGCCTTCGCGGTCCTCATGCCGTTCGTGGTGCCGGGCGAGCAGGTGTCCGTACTCGGCATCTCGCTGAGCGTCCCCGGCCTGTGGGGCGCCTGGAACGTCCTCGCCAAGGGCACGCTCGGCGTCGCCGCCTCCGTGATCCTGGCCTCGACGACCGAGCTGCGCTCCCTGCTGCTCGGCCTGCAGCGGCTCAAGCTGCCGCCGATGCTGGTCCAGATCGCCTCCTTCATGATCCGTTACGGCGATGTCATCACCGACGAGATGCGCCGTATGTCGATCGCGCGCAGGTCACGCGGGTTCGAGGCGCGCGGCGTGCGCCACTGGGGCGTCCTCGGCAAGTCCGCGGGCGCACTCTTCATCCGCTCCTACGAGCGCGGCGAGCGGGTCCATCTGGCGATGGTGAGCCGGGGATACGCCGGGACCATGCCGGTCATCGACGAGGTGACCGCGACCCGTGCGCAGTGGACCGGTGCCGCCGCACTCCCGCTGACCGCCCTCGCGGTCTGTCTGCTTGGCTGGACCCTATGA
- a CDS encoding XRE family transcriptional regulator, giving the protein MQNERLRAAMAAGGWTYSTLAAKAEVDPKSVERWVNLGRTPRRSTAMLAAETLGEDVHALWPSLRQARSARAVSPELVALHEQRANVPVSAFTDMLAQATQQIDVLVYAAVFLHEAYPRLNDLLRERASAGCTVRIAVGDAESENVRQRGMEEKFGHGIESRCRLALMHYRPLLRVPGIELRTHSTTLYNSLYRADDQLLVNAHVWGVNAYGAPVWHLRRNGDGGIFDTYAASFDAVWSTAQPVEEE; this is encoded by the coding sequence ATGCAGAACGAGCGGCTACGCGCCGCAATGGCAGCCGGAGGGTGGACGTACTCCACCCTTGCAGCGAAGGCGGAGGTAGACCCCAAGTCCGTCGAACGATGGGTCAATCTCGGCCGGACGCCGCGCCGAAGCACGGCCATGCTTGCGGCTGAGACGTTAGGAGAAGACGTGCACGCTCTATGGCCATCACTGCGCCAGGCTCGCTCTGCCCGAGCCGTCAGCCCAGAACTGGTGGCTCTTCACGAACAGCGCGCCAACGTACCTGTGTCCGCGTTCACGGACATGCTGGCGCAGGCAACCCAGCAAATCGACGTTTTGGTGTACGCCGCTGTCTTTCTGCACGAGGCGTACCCGCGACTCAATGACCTTCTGCGGGAACGCGCCTCTGCGGGCTGCACGGTGCGTATCGCTGTCGGTGACGCCGAGAGCGAGAACGTCCGGCAGCGAGGCATGGAAGAGAAATTCGGCCACGGTATCGAGTCCCGCTGTCGTCTCGCCCTCATGCACTACCGCCCCCTACTCCGAGTGCCAGGTATCGAGCTCCGGACCCACTCCACGACCCTGTACAACTCCCTCTATCGCGCGGATGATCAGCTACTTGTCAATGCCCATGTGTGGGGAGTCAATGCATATGGGGCACCCGTATGGCATCTCCGCCGCAACGGCGATGGCGGGATCTTCGACACGTACGCCGCTAGCTTCGATGCCGTCTGGTCGACAGCCCAACCCGTAGAGGAAGAGTGA
- a CDS encoding energy-coupling factor ABC transporter permease, whose amino-acid sequence MHVPDGFINAPVSVAAGVVAAGAVAVSLRGARRELDEATAPLAGLVAAFIFAVQMLNFPVAAGTSGHLLGGALAAILVGPYTGVLCISVVLLMQGILFADGGLTALGVNITVMGVVTVVVAYALFRGLVKVLPRKRGSVTVASFAAALISVPAAACVFTAIYAIGGTTDVPVGKVLTAMVGVHVLIGIGEAVITMLTVGAVVAVRPDLVYGARGLAAPLKLRVGGELVDAPAARPVPVAARSPRAVWATGLVTALVLAGFVSFYASASPDGLEKVAADKGIDKNVEEHAAKDSPLADYGVKDITDARISGGLAGVIGVGVTVVAGTGIFWSVRRRRTTDAAPTHVPESV is encoded by the coding sequence ATGCATGTCCCCGACGGATTCATCAACGCACCTGTGTCGGTGGCCGCCGGAGTCGTTGCCGCCGGTGCCGTCGCCGTCAGCCTGCGCGGCGCCCGCCGTGAGCTGGACGAGGCAACCGCGCCGCTGGCCGGCCTGGTCGCCGCCTTCATCTTCGCCGTACAGATGCTGAACTTCCCCGTCGCGGCCGGCACCAGCGGACATCTGCTCGGCGGCGCGCTCGCGGCCATCCTGGTCGGTCCGTACACAGGTGTGCTCTGCATATCCGTCGTCCTGCTGATGCAGGGCATCCTCTTCGCGGACGGCGGCCTCACCGCGCTCGGCGTGAACATCACCGTCATGGGTGTGGTCACGGTCGTCGTCGCCTACGCGCTCTTCCGCGGCCTGGTCAAGGTGCTGCCGCGGAAGCGCGGCTCGGTCACCGTCGCCTCCTTCGCCGCCGCGCTGATCTCCGTACCGGCCGCGGCCTGCGTCTTCACCGCGATCTACGCGATCGGCGGGACCACCGACGTCCCCGTCGGCAAGGTGCTGACCGCGATGGTCGGCGTCCATGTCCTGATCGGCATCGGCGAGGCCGTGATCACCATGCTGACGGTCGGCGCCGTCGTCGCCGTACGCCCGGACCTGGTGTACGGAGCCCGGGGCCTGGCCGCTCCGCTGAAGCTGCGCGTCGGCGGCGAGCTGGTCGACGCCCCCGCCGCCCGGCCGGTCCCGGTGGCCGCCCGGTCGCCGCGCGCGGTCTGGGCGACCGGCCTGGTCACCGCCCTCGTCCTCGCGGGTTTTGTCTCCTTCTACGCCTCCGCCAGCCCCGACGGCCTGGAGAAGGTCGCCGCCGACAAGGGCATCGACAAGAACGTCGAGGAGCACGCCGCCAAGGACTCCCCGCTCGCCGACTACGGCGTCAAGGACATCACCGACGCCCGGATCTCGGGCGGCCTCGCGGGTGTGATCGGCGTCGGCGTCACGGTCGTCGCGGGCACCGGCATCTTCTGGTCCGTGCGCCGCCGCCGCACGACGGACGCCGCGCCCACCCACGTACCGGAATCGGTCTGA
- a CDS encoding VOC family protein: MAARIDLTLDCTVAQLLAEFWKPALGYVDEPPPAPFKTREEWLAQFDLPEDDSEDDGAWLCDPDGVGPRLSILKVPEPKTAKNRLHIDIRVPGHGSPDERWARIRAESERLVKAGGTVREEVDGHHIMMADPEGNEFCVAAGRA; encoded by the coding sequence ATGGCAGCCAGAATCGATTTGACCCTCGACTGCACGGTCGCGCAGCTGCTCGCGGAGTTCTGGAAGCCGGCGCTGGGGTATGTGGACGAGCCCCCGCCCGCTCCGTTCAAGACCCGCGAGGAGTGGCTCGCGCAGTTCGACCTGCCGGAGGACGACTCCGAGGACGACGGGGCGTGGCTGTGCGATCCCGACGGCGTCGGCCCCCGGCTCTCCATCCTCAAGGTCCCCGAGCCGAAGACGGCGAAGAACCGGCTCCATATCGACATCCGGGTGCCGGGCCACGGCAGTCCCGATGAGCGGTGGGCCAGGATCCGGGCCGAGTCCGAACGGCTGGTGAAGGCGGGCGGGACGGTCCGGGAGGAGGTCGACGGACACCACATCATGATGGCCGATCCGGAGGGCAATGAGTTCTGCGTCGCCGCGGGCCGGGCCTAG